From Streptomyces sp. NBC_01460, a single genomic window includes:
- a CDS encoding sigma-70 family RNA polymerase sigma factor has protein sequence MGEARETALIKAAQKGDTEAQDHLVASYLPLVYNIVGRALNGHADVDDVVQDSVLRMLRGLPTLRTPKSFRSWFVAITMNEIRGHWRERRTGEMSADRMDDAYDVVDPAADFVELTIVRLGLTGQRREAAEATRWLDDEDRELVSLWWLETAGELSRAEVASALDLSPQHTAVRVQRMKERLEAARVVVRALAADPRCVLLEDLTARWDGMPSALWRKRLARHARECTVCAGHRSGLVPAEGLLVGLALVPVAASVAGPAADILPTAFLPAAGGVVSGAGRAERRREGARRRRRTTVVAGLAAVAVLGGGGAAVHLYTDDTGEDPATAVKPLTGPSAPVDTSSSPSASPSSASPSSSSASPKPSASASPSASRSRTASPTPKPTPKPRTPSSKPAAAPKPSSAPSAADEVIALVNSERAKEGCGPVSGNSLLTTAASRHSADMVARDYFSHTSPDGTDPGARITAVGYRWSTYGENIAKGQQTAESVMDAWMNSEGHRANILNCAFQEIGVGREDSSGGPVWTQNFGTAL, from the coding sequence ATGGGCGAGGCACGCGAGACGGCGTTGATCAAGGCCGCGCAGAAGGGTGACACCGAGGCGCAGGACCACCTCGTCGCGTCCTACCTGCCGTTGGTCTACAACATCGTCGGCAGGGCTCTCAACGGCCATGCCGACGTCGACGACGTGGTCCAGGACAGCGTGCTGCGCATGCTCCGCGGCCTGCCCACGCTGCGCACCCCGAAGAGCTTCAGGTCCTGGTTCGTGGCCATCACCATGAACGAGATACGCGGGCACTGGCGTGAGCGCAGGACCGGGGAGATGTCCGCGGACCGGATGGACGACGCGTACGACGTCGTCGACCCCGCCGCCGATTTCGTCGAGCTGACGATCGTCCGGCTGGGTCTGACCGGCCAGCGCAGGGAAGCCGCCGAGGCCACCCGCTGGCTGGACGACGAGGACCGCGAACTGGTGTCGCTGTGGTGGCTGGAGACGGCGGGCGAACTCTCCCGCGCCGAGGTCGCGAGCGCCCTGGACCTGTCACCCCAGCACACCGCGGTGCGCGTCCAGCGGATGAAGGAACGGCTGGAGGCGGCCCGGGTGGTGGTACGCGCCCTGGCGGCGGACCCGCGCTGCGTCCTGCTCGAGGACCTGACCGCCCGATGGGACGGGATGCCGTCCGCCCTCTGGCGCAAGCGGCTGGCCCGCCACGCGCGTGAGTGCACGGTGTGCGCGGGCCACCGCTCGGGCCTGGTTCCCGCGGAGGGCCTTCTGGTGGGGCTCGCCCTGGTGCCGGTGGCGGCATCCGTGGCCGGCCCGGCGGCGGACATCCTGCCGACGGCGTTCCTGCCCGCGGCCGGCGGCGTCGTGTCCGGTGCGGGCCGTGCCGAGCGGCGCCGCGAGGGCGCGCGGCGGCGGCGCCGCACCACGGTCGTCGCCGGGCTGGCCGCGGTCGCGGTGCTGGGAGGCGGCGGGGCCGCCGTACACCTCTACACGGACGACACGGGCGAGGATCCCGCGACCGCCGTCAAGCCTCTGACCGGGCCGTCGGCCCCTGTGGACACGTCGTCGTCCCCGTCGGCGTCCCCCTCCTCCGCCTCGCCGTCGTCTTCGTCCGCCTCGCCGAAACCTTCCGCGAGCGCCTCTCCGTCCGCCTCCAGAAGCCGCACGGCGTCCCCCACCCCCAAGCCGACGCCGAAGCCTCGCACACCGTCCTCGAAGCCGGCTGCCGCGCCGAAGCCCTCGTCGGCCCCGTCGGCGGCCGACGAGGTCATCGCGCTGGTCAACTCCGAGCGGGCCAAGGAAGGGTGCGGCCCGGTGAGCGGCAACAGCCTGCTGACGACAGCTGCTTCACGCCACTCCGCGGACATGGTGGCGCGGGACTACTTCTCCCACACCTCACCCGACGGCACGGACCCCGGCGCACGCATCACCGCCGTCGGGTACCGGTGGAGCACGTACGGCGAGAACATAGCGAAGGGCCAGCAGACCGCCGAGTCGGTGATGGACGCCTGGATGAACAGCGAGGGACACCGGGCGAACATCCTCAACTGCGCCTTCCAGGAGATCGGCGTCGGCAGGGAGGACTCGTCCGGGGGGCCCGTGTGGACCCAGAACTTCGGCACCGCCCTCTGA
- a CDS encoding GH25 family lysozyme: MLHGVDVSTYQTDFDTDGLDFVFVKATEGRSYVNPKLKNQVKRARDAECVVGFYHFLWPGHAKEQAHYFLENTPEKEGDLLAVDWERTGDGTRASSADKDRFIREVKRLRPHHRVLLYCNRSFWINHDTSAYDGDGLWIADYGKAAEPRIDAAWRIHQYTDDPIDKNVADFPSRKALRAWATA, translated from the coding sequence GTGTTGCACGGTGTCGATGTCAGCACCTACCAGACGGACTTCGACACGGACGGCCTGGACTTCGTCTTCGTCAAGGCGACCGAGGGCCGTTCCTACGTCAATCCGAAGCTGAAGAATCAGGTGAAACGTGCCAGGGACGCGGAATGCGTCGTCGGCTTCTACCACTTTCTCTGGCCCGGGCACGCGAAGGAACAAGCCCACTACTTTCTCGAGAACACGCCGGAGAAGGAGGGTGACCTCCTCGCCGTCGACTGGGAACGGACGGGGGACGGGACCCGCGCGAGCAGTGCGGACAAGGACCGCTTCATCCGGGAGGTGAAAAGGCTGCGGCCGCACCACCGAGTCCTTCTCTACTGCAACCGTTCGTTCTGGATCAACCACGACACGAGTGCGTACGACGGCGACGGACTCTGGATCGCCGACTACGGCAAGGCGGCGGAGCCCCGGATCGACGCGGCCTGGCGCATCCACCAGTACACCGACGACCCGATCGACAAGAACGTGGCCGACTTCCCCTCACGCAAGGCGCTGCGCGCCTGGGCCACGGCCTGA
- a CDS encoding alkene reductase, whose amino-acid sequence MTDVFRPTRLGTLRLPNRLVMAPMTRNRAADDGVPTSIMATYYAQRASAGLIIAEASTPNAVGQTYPNITAIHNEAHVAGWRRVTEAVSAAGGRMFLQLQHGGRIGHPDNSGGLWPVAPSPVALPDTIFTPGGHRSAVVPREMALDDIRSTVTDFAAAARRAVAAGFAGVEVHGGNGYLLHQFLASGTNHRSDAYGASVAGRIRFVLEVVHAVGEAIGPERVGLRIAPGVTANGMHEDDIESAYPALVDALSDTGLAYLHVVFADPDQPLFQHIRKRWAGTLIANPALPWPGPLPLDGGRHEAERLLAAGADLVSLGRAFLANPDLVERLRLGAPLNPVRDEGLMYVGGEAGYTDYPVLDETHHRTGEPARATS is encoded by the coding sequence ATGACCGACGTCTTCCGCCCCACCCGACTCGGCACGCTGCGCCTGCCGAACCGCTTGGTGATGGCCCCGATGACCCGCAACCGCGCCGCCGACGACGGTGTCCCGACCTCGATCATGGCCACCTACTACGCGCAGCGCGCCTCCGCGGGACTGATCATCGCCGAAGCCTCGACGCCGAACGCCGTGGGGCAGACGTACCCGAACATCACCGCGATCCACAACGAGGCGCACGTGGCCGGCTGGCGTCGCGTCACCGAGGCGGTGAGCGCCGCGGGTGGCCGGATGTTCCTGCAACTGCAGCACGGCGGCCGGATCGGCCACCCCGACAACAGCGGGGGATTGTGGCCGGTCGCGCCGTCACCGGTCGCGCTCCCCGACACGATCTTCACGCCTGGCGGTCATCGATCCGCCGTCGTCCCGCGCGAGATGGCCCTCGACGACATACGCTCCACCGTGACCGACTTCGCCGCCGCCGCCCGCAGAGCGGTCGCCGCCGGCTTTGCCGGGGTGGAGGTGCACGGTGGCAACGGCTATCTGCTGCACCAGTTCCTGGCGTCCGGAACCAACCACCGCTCCGACGCCTACGGCGCCTCGGTGGCCGGCCGCATCAGGTTCGTGCTGGAGGTGGTCCACGCCGTCGGCGAGGCGATCGGCCCCGAACGGGTCGGCCTGCGTATCGCCCCCGGCGTCACGGCCAACGGCATGCACGAGGACGACATCGAGAGCGCCTACCCGGCTCTTGTCGACGCGCTCTCCGACACCGGCCTCGCCTACCTGCACGTCGTCTTCGCCGACCCGGACCAGCCCCTCTTCCAGCACATCCGCAAGCGCTGGGCGGGCACTCTGATAGCCAATCCGGCGCTGCCGTGGCCGGGACCGCTCCCCCTCGACGGCGGCAGGCACGAGGCCGAGCGTCTCCTGGCCGCGGGTGCCGATCTGGTCTCCCTCGGCCGTGCCTTCCTGGCCAACCCCGACCTGGTCGAACGGCTGCGCCTGGGCGCACCGCTCAATCCTGTCCGGGACGAGGGGCTGATGTACGTGGGCGGAGAGGCCGGGTACACCGACTACCCCGTGCTGGATGAGACCCACCATCGGACCGGAGAACCCGCGCGGGCCACCTCCTGA
- a CDS encoding FUSC family protein produces MVTTPSLLVDRLPPWLAHVLRAQRGPVPWNAVLRGALAAAPLLVTVLAERPTAGVPAALGAMLAGINDRPGSRRASVTRLGVPALAGSAGLLLGTVIAAAAGGGRSLVVLPAVVGALGLLAGALSSTGPVASACGTQVLVAVVIGAGMPLPESGPVRALLFLAGAGWLLLLRLLLPSPGGLGNGPYRLDGEREAVAAVYEAVAGLLLAAGGPRARAGRAALSAALDHAQDALAGPRLRRRASSSAERRLHAQYAAAFPLAEAATALAWAGVSLPARIAEGPRGLAAAVRSGGSCGPLPAPARTDAGLRALDDALLRAAAVFDRPAGVAPGRHTGQSGASALRRAWSAAGLEYGLRVAVCCATSTVLAQWLHHEHWYWLPATTVFLVKPDLGPLVSRVVCRAVGTVAGAAVFGVLGVLVSGPAPLVATVALCGALLPVATRHFAVQTAVVTVLVLSLVLLGGEPPASWGRVVESLLACGTVLLVGHLPMPGRRGHGVRAALDTAVGAAHRYLGHVLDAPEDHALRGALRRDAYRSLARARTAIDLSAAELPPVSRHSAGSEGVAGALEQLIDTTTACAVQMDQRAAELSPAHAELLAAHLSELDRARAVPAG; encoded by the coding sequence ATGGTGACCACGCCTTCTCTTCTCGTCGATCGGCTTCCCCCGTGGCTCGCCCACGTGCTCCGCGCCCAGCGCGGACCGGTCCCGTGGAACGCCGTCCTGCGCGGGGCGCTGGCCGCCGCGCCGCTCCTCGTGACCGTGCTCGCCGAACGGCCGACCGCAGGGGTTCCCGCGGCACTCGGCGCGATGCTTGCCGGCATCAACGACCGGCCCGGCAGCCGCCGCGCCTCGGTCACGAGGCTGGGGGTTCCCGCCCTGGCGGGCTCGGCGGGTCTGCTGCTGGGCACGGTGATCGCGGCTGCTGCGGGCGGTGGCCGGTCCCTGGTCGTCCTACCGGCCGTGGTCGGAGCGCTGGGTCTGCTGGCGGGTGCGCTCAGCTCCACGGGGCCCGTCGCGTCGGCGTGCGGCACCCAGGTGCTGGTAGCGGTCGTGATCGGGGCCGGCATGCCGCTGCCGGAGTCCGGCCCGGTGCGTGCGCTGCTGTTCCTGGCCGGTGCGGGATGGCTCCTCCTTCTCCGGCTGCTCCTGCCGTCTCCGGGTGGCCTCGGCAACGGGCCGTACAGGCTCGACGGGGAGAGGGAGGCCGTCGCCGCGGTCTACGAAGCCGTGGCGGGGCTCCTGCTCGCTGCGGGCGGCCCCCGGGCCCGGGCAGGGCGGGCCGCGCTGAGTGCGGCGCTCGACCACGCCCAGGACGCTCTTGCGGGCCCACGGCTGCGGCGCCGTGCGAGCTCCTCGGCGGAGCGGCGGCTGCACGCCCAGTACGCTGCGGCATTTCCCCTGGCGGAGGCCGCGACCGCGCTGGCCTGGGCCGGTGTCTCGCTGCCCGCCAGGATCGCGGAGGGACCTCGCGGGCTGGCAGCCGCCGTACGGTCCGGCGGTTCCTGCGGACCACTGCCGGCGCCGGCCCGGACGGACGCCGGACTGCGGGCTCTGGACGACGCCCTGCTGCGTGCCGCCGCGGTGTTCGACCGTCCCGCCGGAGTGGCCCCGGGCAGGCACACAGGGCAGTCGGGCGCGTCCGCCCTGCGCCGGGCCTGGAGCGCGGCGGGGCTCGAATACGGCCTCCGGGTCGCGGTGTGCTGCGCGACGAGTACGGTCCTGGCGCAGTGGCTGCATCACGAGCACTGGTACTGGCTGCCCGCCACCACCGTCTTCCTGGTCAAGCCCGATCTCGGTCCGCTCGTCTCGCGGGTGGTGTGCCGGGCTGTGGGGACCGTGGCGGGCGCCGCGGTCTTCGGTGTCCTGGGCGTCCTGGTGTCCGGCCCGGCTCCCCTGGTCGCGACGGTGGCGCTCTGCGGCGCGCTCCTTCCGGTGGCGACCCGTCACTTCGCGGTGCAGACGGCGGTGGTCACCGTACTCGTCCTGTCCCTCGTCCTGCTCGGCGGTGAGCCGCCCGCCTCCTGGGGCCGGGTCGTGGAATCCCTCCTCGCCTGCGGGACGGTGCTGTTGGTCGGGCACCTGCCGATGCCGGGCCGGCGGGGCCACGGTGTGAGGGCGGCTCTGGACACGGCGGTGGGGGCGGCACACCGCTACCTGGGGCACGTCCTGGACGCCCCGGAGGACCACGCCCTGAGAGGAGCGCTCCGCCGCGACGCCTACAGGTCGCTGGCCAGAGCCCGTACGGCCATCGATCTGTCGGCGGCCGAACTCCCTCCGGTGTCCAGGCATTCCGCTGGCTCCGAGGGGGTCGCGGGCGCGCTGGAACAACTCATCGACACGACGACGGCGTGTGCGGTCCAGATGGACCAGCGTGCCGCCGAACTGTCCCCGGCGCACGCCGAACTCCTCGCCGCGCACCTGTCCGAACTCGACCGGGCACGGGCGGTTCCCGCCGGCTGA
- a CDS encoding SRPBCC family protein encodes MPRTMSVSDTILIRAAPSAVYEQVSDPTAMGRWSPENRGATVLGENRRAHVGMVFEGRNKRGSFRWTTRCTVTAADAGQRFAFRVHAIGVRRPRLPGAIALWEYRFEAVDGCTRVTETWTDNRRAWPDFLANAFDRVATRGHTFAEFQRGNIRTTLERLKAALEQDGSVENDPAADGPRNG; translated from the coding sequence ATGCCCCGCACCATGTCCGTATCGGACACGATCCTGATCCGGGCGGCACCGTCCGCCGTGTACGAGCAGGTGAGCGATCCCACCGCGATGGGGCGCTGGAGCCCGGAGAACCGGGGAGCGACGGTGCTCGGGGAGAACCGCCGCGCCCATGTCGGCATGGTCTTCGAGGGCCGTAACAAGCGCGGCTCCTTCCGCTGGACGACGAGGTGCACGGTGACGGCCGCCGACGCGGGTCAACGGTTCGCCTTTCGCGTGCACGCGATCGGGGTGCGCCGCCCACGGCTTCCGGGCGCCATCGCGCTGTGGGAGTACCGCTTCGAGGCGGTGGACGGCTGCACCCGCGTCACGGAGACGTGGACGGACAACCGGCGGGCATGGCCCGACTTTCTCGCCAACGCCTTCGACCGTGTGGCGACGCGCGGGCACACGTTCGCCGAATTCCAGCGCGGAAACATCCGTACGACGTTGGAGCGTCTCAAGGCAGCGCTGGAGCAGGACGGCTCGGTGGAGAACGACCCTGCGGCGGACGGCCCACGAAATGGGTGA
- a CDS encoding LysR family transcriptional regulator, which translates to MERHEIEAFLTLAEELHFRRTSERLGLAQGRVSQTIKKLERRIGVPLFERTSRRVALTPVGQQLREDLLPVRQQLQRAVDRAVATGRGITGVLHVGYSSPMVAEILLKAVETFRSRYPDCEIEIHEVQISDPLGRIRSGELHLQISEGPLDEPDLTPGPVVLSELRMLMVPTGHPFARRPSVSLEDLAESTLLAFAGPVPQSWLDHHFPRQTPRGRPVPHGHPSTYWTEVLNLVGRGKGVSPACEGAQRYYARPDVAWVPFSDAPPVEYRFLWPTSGETARVRAFVETVCEVTGIARL; encoded by the coding sequence ATGGAGCGACACGAGATCGAGGCGTTCCTGACGCTGGCCGAGGAGCTGCACTTCAGGCGTACCTCCGAGCGGCTCGGGTTGGCCCAGGGGCGCGTCAGCCAGACCATCAAGAAACTGGAGCGCCGGATCGGCGTGCCGCTGTTCGAACGCACCAGCCGCCGTGTCGCCCTGACCCCGGTCGGGCAGCAGCTGCGCGAGGACCTGCTCCCGGTCCGTCAGCAACTCCAGCGCGCCGTGGACCGCGCGGTGGCCACGGGACGCGGCATCACGGGGGTGCTCCACGTCGGGTACTCGAGTCCCATGGTCGCCGAGATCCTCCTGAAGGCCGTCGAGACCTTCCGCTCCCGCTACCCGGACTGCGAGATCGAGATCCACGAGGTGCAGATCTCCGATCCACTCGGCCGGATCAGGAGCGGTGAGCTGCATCTCCAGATCAGCGAAGGCCCGTTGGACGAACCCGATCTCACACCAGGCCCGGTCGTGCTCTCCGAGCTCCGCATGCTGATGGTCCCCACCGGGCATCCCTTCGCCCGGCGTCCGTCCGTATCGCTGGAGGATCTCGCGGAGTCGACACTCCTCGCCTTCGCCGGGCCCGTGCCGCAGAGCTGGCTGGACCACCACTTCCCCCGGCAGACCCCACGGGGGAGGCCGGTCCCGCACGGCCATCCCTCCACCTACTGGACCGAGGTGCTGAACCTCGTCGGCCGGGGCAAGGGCGTCTCGCCCGCATGCGAGGGCGCGCAGCGCTACTACGCCCGCCCTGACGTGGCCTGGGTCCCCTTCAGCGACGCCCCTCCCGTCGAGTACCGATTTCTCTGGCCGACGTCCGGCGAGACGGCCCGGGTACGCGCCTTCGTCGAGACCGTCTGCGAGGTCACGGGCATCGCCCGGCTCTGA
- the ctaD gene encoding aa3-type cytochrome oxidase subunit I encodes MTTRGPSVSAEADAAYQDELPVRRRQPGNVVIRWLTTTDHKTIGTMYLMTSFAFFIVGGVLALVMRAELGRPGDQIISNEQYNQAFTMHGTIMLLMFATPLFAGFANWIMPLQIGAPDVAFPRLNMFAYWLYLFGSLIAVSGFLTPQGAADFGWFAYSPLTDAVRSPGVGGDLWIMGLAFSGFGTILGSVNFITTIICMRAPGMTMFRMPIFTWNVLLTGVLVLLAFPVLAAALFALEADRKFGAHVFDAANGGALLWQHLFWFFGHPEVYIIALPFFGIVTEVFPVFSRKPIFGYVGLISATIAIAGLSVTVWAHHMYVTGGVLLPFFSFMTFLIAVPTGVKFFNWIGTMWKGSLSFETPMLWSIGFLVTFLFGGLTGVLLASPPLDFHVSDSYFVVAHFHYVVFGTVVFAMFAGFHFWWPKFTGKMLDERLGKMTFWTLFIGFHGTFLVQHWLGAEGMPRRYADYLAADGFTALNTISTIASFVLGLSMLPFLYNVWKTAKYGKKIEVDDPWGYGRSLEWATSCPPPRHNFLTLPRIRSESPAFDLHYPSIRALEDATNRPHESVTVAPGDKQE; translated from the coding sequence GTGACGACGAGGGGTCCCTCAGTATCGGCGGAAGCCGATGCCGCCTATCAGGACGAACTGCCTGTACGGCGTCGGCAGCCGGGGAACGTGGTCATCAGGTGGCTGACCACCACCGACCACAAGACCATCGGCACGATGTACCTGATGACCTCGTTCGCCTTCTTCATCGTCGGTGGCGTCCTGGCGCTCGTCATGCGTGCCGAACTGGGCCGTCCGGGTGACCAGATCATCTCCAACGAGCAGTACAACCAGGCGTTCACGATGCACGGCACGATCATGCTGCTGATGTTCGCGACGCCGCTGTTCGCGGGTTTCGCGAACTGGATCATGCCGCTGCAGATCGGCGCGCCCGACGTGGCGTTCCCGCGGCTGAACATGTTCGCGTACTGGCTGTACCTCTTCGGGTCGCTGATCGCGGTGTCCGGCTTCCTCACCCCGCAGGGTGCGGCCGACTTCGGCTGGTTCGCCTACTCCCCGCTCACCGACGCGGTCCGCTCGCCCGGCGTCGGTGGCGACCTGTGGATCATGGGCCTGGCCTTCTCCGGCTTCGGCACGATCCTCGGCTCGGTCAACTTCATCACCACGATCATCTGCATGCGCGCCCCCGGCATGACGATGTTCCGCATGCCGATCTTCACCTGGAACGTCCTGCTGACCGGTGTCCTGGTCCTGCTGGCCTTCCCGGTCCTGGCCGCCGCGCTCTTCGCGCTCGAGGCCGACCGGAAATTCGGCGCCCACGTCTTCGACGCGGCCAATGGTGGCGCATTGCTCTGGCAACACCTCTTCTGGTTCTTCGGCCATCCAGAGGTGTACATCATCGCTCTGCCGTTCTTCGGGATCGTCACCGAGGTCTTCCCCGTGTTCAGCAGGAAGCCGATCTTCGGCTATGTCGGTCTCATCAGCGCGACGATCGCCATCGCCGGCCTCTCGGTGACGGTGTGGGCGCACCACATGTACGTCACCGGCGGTGTGCTGCTGCCGTTCTTCTCCTTCATGACGTTCCTCATCGCGGTGCCCACCGGTGTGAAGTTCTTCAACTGGATCGGCACGATGTGGAAGGGCTCCTTGTCCTTCGAGACACCGATGCTCTGGTCCATCGGATTCCTCGTCACCTTCCTCTTCGGAGGGCTCACCGGAGTCCTTCTGGCCTCGCCGCCGCTGGACTTCCACGTCTCCGACTCGTACTTCGTCGTCGCGCACTTCCACTACGTCGTCTTCGGCACCGTGGTCTTCGCGATGTTCGCCGGATTCCATTTCTGGTGGCCGAAGTTCACCGGCAAGATGCTGGACGAGCGGCTCGGGAAGATGACGTTCTGGACGCTGTTCATCGGCTTCCACGGCACGTTCCTGGTGCAGCACTGGCTGGGTGCCGAGGGCATGCCGCGTCGTTACGCGGACTACCTCGCGGCAGACGGCTTCACCGCCCTGAACACGATCTCGACGATCGCCTCCTTCGTGCTCGGCCTGTCCATGCTCCCGTTCCTGTACAACGTGTGGAAGACGGCCAAGTACGGCAAGAAGATCGAGGTCGACGACCCGTGGGGCTACGGCCGTTCGCTCGAATGGGCGACGTCCTGCCCGCCCCCGCGTCACAACTTCCTGACGCTTCCGCGGATCCGCTCCGAATCCCCGGCGTTCGACCTGCACTACCCCTCGATCCGCGCGCTCGAGGACGCGACGAACCGTCCTCACGAATCCGTCACGGTGGCGCCCGGGGACAAGCAGGAATAG
- a CDS encoding VOC family protein — MIAELQCVVLDCADPAGLARFYAAVLGGETDRPDGRWALGDDWATVHTPAGPVLCFQRVAEYLPPLWPDPARPQQFHLDFAVPDLDGAHEQVVALGATVLDEGSGTRSWRVFADPAGHPFCLVRH, encoded by the coding sequence ATGATCGCTGAACTGCAGTGTGTGGTGCTGGACTGCGCCGACCCGGCCGGTCTGGCCCGGTTCTATGCGGCCGTGCTGGGCGGCGAGACCGACCGGCCCGACGGACGCTGGGCACTCGGTGACGACTGGGCGACGGTGCACACTCCGGCCGGGCCGGTGCTCTGCTTCCAGCGTGTCGCGGAGTACCTCCCTCCGCTGTGGCCGGATCCCGCTCGCCCGCAGCAGTTCCACCTGGACTTCGCCGTCCCTGATCTCGACGGTGCCCACGAGCAGGTGGTCGCGCTCGGAGCGACCGTGCTGGACGAGGGCTCCGGCACCCGGAGCTGGCGTGTGTTCGCGGATCCCGCCGGACATCCGTTCTGCCTGGTACGCCACTGA
- a CDS encoding NADPH-dependent F420 reductase, whose product MKIGIIGAGNIGGNLARRLTALGHDVSVANSRGPETLEALAEETGATAVTSVEAARGARVVVVTVPLKAVPDLPSGILEGAADDVTVIDTGNYYPQRDGRIDAIEDGLTESRWTERQIGHPVIKAFNGTYAQDILDKGLPQGAPARQALPVAGDDGAAKQVVRDLIDELGFDTVDAGGIDESWRQQPGTPVYGNRGDADAITKALGEASPERTAEWRA is encoded by the coding sequence ATGAAGATCGGCATCATCGGCGCAGGGAACATCGGCGGCAATCTCGCGCGGCGGCTCACCGCGCTGGGGCACGACGTCTCCGTCGCGAACTCCCGGGGGCCCGAGACACTCGAGGCGCTGGCCGAGGAGACCGGCGCCACCGCGGTGACGTCGGTGGAGGCCGCGCGAGGGGCGCGCGTCGTCGTGGTGACCGTTCCGCTCAAGGCGGTCCCCGACCTTCCCTCGGGAATCCTCGAAGGCGCGGCGGACGACGTCACCGTCATCGACACGGGCAACTACTACCCGCAGCGGGACGGGCGTATCGACGCCATCGAGGACGGGCTGACGGAGAGCCGGTGGACCGAGCGGCAGATCGGGCACCCGGTGATCAAGGCGTTCAACGGCACGTACGCCCAGGACATCCTCGACAAGGGCCTCCCCCAGGGGGCACCCGCGCGCCAGGCCCTTCCCGTAGCGGGCGACGACGGGGCGGCCAAGCAGGTGGTCCGGGATCTGATCGACGAGCTGGGCTTCGACACCGTCGACGCGGGCGGAATCGACGAATCCTGGCGCCAGCAGCCGGGCACACCGGTGTACGGGAACCGCGGCGACGCCGATGCCATCACGAAGGCACTCGGCGAGGCTTCCCCGGAGCGCACCGCCGAGTGGCGCGCCTGA
- a CDS encoding radical SAM protein, with amino-acid sequence MPSPSEPGLTRAPATGERTRLVERLMEQFPHVPREAVLKEDLLRGGMGFDDSALSDNEHGDIKPKSYFIFSFDHGTLPELGAAALRRPPEEIVLTGGPYDLRRTVVSVRVNPASPYRVAAGPDGALGLYLDGIRISDVGLPPMPDYYRQKLSNGKSVMEVAPTIQWGYLIYLTVFRVCQYFGAKEECQYCDINHNWRQHKAAGRPYTGVKDVEEVLEALEIIDRHDTARTTTAYTLTGGAITSHLQGRDEADFYGQYAKAIEERFPGRWTGKVVAQALPKADVQRFRDYGVQIYHPNYEVWDRRLFELYCPGKERYVGRDEWHRRILDSAEVFGARNVIPNFVAGVEMAEPFGFTTVDEAIASTTEGLRFFMSHGITPRFTTWCPEPTTPLGKTNPDGAPLEYHIRLLDAYRSAMEEYGLSSPPGYGPAGPGRAVFSVSSFMDSLPSDR; translated from the coding sequence ATGCCAAGCCCCAGCGAACCCGGCCTCACCCGTGCCCCCGCCACCGGCGAGCGGACGCGCCTGGTCGAGCGGCTCATGGAGCAGTTCCCCCACGTGCCGAGAGAGGCCGTCCTCAAGGAGGACCTGCTGCGCGGGGGTATGGGGTTCGACGACTCCGCCCTCAGCGACAACGAGCACGGGGACATCAAGCCCAAGTCGTACTTCATCTTCTCCTTCGACCACGGCACCCTGCCCGAACTGGGCGCCGCCGCCCTGCGCCGCCCGCCCGAGGAGATCGTGCTCACCGGCGGCCCCTACGACCTCCGCCGTACGGTGGTGTCGGTCCGTGTCAATCCGGCCTCGCCGTACCGCGTGGCGGCCGGGCCGGACGGCGCACTCGGGCTCTACCTCGACGGCATCCGCATCTCCGATGTGGGCCTGCCCCCGATGCCGGACTACTACCGTCAGAAACTCTCCAACGGAAAGTCCGTCATGGAGGTGGCGCCCACCATCCAATGGGGTTATCTGATCTACCTCACGGTCTTCCGTGTCTGCCAGTACTTCGGCGCCAAGGAGGAGTGCCAGTACTGCGACATCAACCACAACTGGCGCCAGCACAAGGCGGCGGGCCGCCCGTACACGGGCGTGAAGGACGTCGAGGAGGTCCTGGAGGCCCTCGAGATCATCGACCGCCACGACACGGCGAGGACGACCACCGCGTACACGCTCACCGGTGGAGCGATCACCTCCCACCTCCAAGGGCGGGACGAGGCCGATTTCTACGGGCAGTACGCCAAGGCCATCGAGGAACGCTTCCCCGGCCGCTGGACGGGCAAGGTCGTCGCCCAGGCCCTCCCGAAGGCCGACGTCCAGCGCTTCCGCGACTACGGGGTCCAGATCTACCACCCCAACTACGAGGTATGGGACCGCCGCCTGTTCGAGCTGTACTGCCCGGGCAAGGAGCGTTATGTGGGCCGCGACGAATGGCACCGTCGCATCCTGGACTCCGCAGAGGTGTTCGGCGCCCGCAACGTGATCCCCAACTTCGTCGCCGGTGTGGAGATGGCCGAGCCCTTCGGCTTCACGACCGTGGACGAGGCCATCGCTTCGACCACCGAAGGCCTGCGCTTCTTCATGTCGCACGGCATCACCCCGCGCTTCACCACCTGGTGCCCCGAGCCCACGACGCCCCTGGGGAAGACCAACCCCGACGGGGCACCGCTGGAGTACCACATCAGGCTGCTCGACGCCTATCGCTCGGCCATGGAGGAGTACGGCCTGTCCTCACCGCCCGGATACGGTCCGGCGGGCCCCGGACGCGCCGTCTTCTCCGTCAGTTCGTTCATGGACAGCCTTCCTTCCGACCGGTGA